A part of Pararoseomonas sp. SCSIO 73927 genomic DNA contains:
- a CDS encoding aromatic-ring-hydroxylating dioxygenase subunit beta codes for MPDAEAAAICAGLLYREGLHLDRQEWDAWLALYAEDAVFWIPAWLDEHKTTSDPDREVSLIYHDSRVGLEERIMRIRTRKSVTALPLPRTVHMVTNILPGRVTKDEIEATSSWTVHGYDPRVSRPHMFFGRYEHLFRRGADGSWRIARKTVLLTNDMIPTALDFYNV; via the coding sequence ATGCCCGATGCCGAGGCCGCCGCGATCTGCGCCGGGCTGCTCTACCGCGAGGGGCTGCACCTGGACCGGCAGGAATGGGATGCCTGGCTCGCCCTCTACGCCGAGGACGCCGTGTTCTGGATCCCGGCCTGGCTGGACGAGCACAAGACCACGTCCGATCCGGACCGCGAGGTCTCCCTCATCTACCACGATTCCCGCGTCGGGCTGGAGGAGCGGATCATGCGGATCCGCACGCGCAAGTCCGTCACGGCGCTGCCGCTGCCCCGCACCGTCCACATGGTGACGAACATCCTGCCGGGCCGGGTGACGAAGGACGAGATCGAGGCCACGTCGAGCTGGACGGTGCACGGCTACGACCCGCGCGTCTCCCGTCCCCACATGTTCTTCGGGCGCTACGAGCACCTGTTCCGTCGCGGGGCGGACGGCAGCTGGCGGATCGCGCGCAAGACGGTGCTGCTGACCAACGACATGATCCCGACGGCGCTGGACTTCTACAACGTGTGA